A genome region from Magnolia sinica isolate HGM2019 chromosome 8, MsV1, whole genome shotgun sequence includes the following:
- the LOC131254292 gene encoding ruBisCO large subunit-binding protein subunit alpha-like — MGTCLLQLECKSGLPIPLVTGAEFQASDLGLLIENASIEQLGVARKVTITKDSTTIIADAATKDEIQARIAQIKKELAETDSVYDSEKLAERIAKLSGGVAVIKVGAATETELEDRKLRIEDAKNATFAAIEEGIVPGGGAAFVHLSACVPAIKDKLEDADERLGADIIQKVSMPPSVLCTKCEG; from the exons ATGGGCACTTGTTTGTTGCAACTGGAGTGtaag TCTGGTCTGCCTATTCCCCTCGTTACAGGAGCTGAATTCCAAGCCAGTGATCTGGGTCTGCTAATAGAGAACGCTTCAATTGAGCAGCTCGGCGTGGCAAGGAAGGTGACCATCACCAAGGACTCCACCACCATCATTGCTGATGCTGCAACCAAAGATGAGATCCAAGCCCGAATCGCGCAGATAAAGAAGGAGCTGGCTGAGACTGACTCTGTCTATGACTCCGAAAAGCTGGCTGAGAGAATCGCCAAGCTCTCCGGTGGTGTTGCTGTCATAAAGGTTGGAGCTGCGACGGAGACGGAGCTTGAGGACCGTAAGCTACGGATTGAGGATGCCAAGAATGCCACCTTTGCTGCCATTGAGGAGGGGATTGTGCCGGGTGGTGGCGCTGCATTTGTTCACCTCTCTGCTTGTGTTCCTGCGATCAAGGATAAGCTTGAAGATGCAGATGAACGGCTGGGAGCCGACATCATACAGAAGGTAAGTATGCCACCATCTGTTCTCTGCACAAAATGTGAAGGCTAA